GGTCATCTCGGCGAGCGCGATGTTGCGCTCGACCATGATTGACTCGGCGGCGGACGGGATGCCGCGCAAGCCGAGCATCGAGGCGGTGTAGCCCTCGTGCGCAACGCCTTCACCCTTGAGCGACGGCTCCTCACAGTGATCGATCACCGGAATGCCGAACATGCCGGCGTATTCCAGTGCCCGCCGCATCAGCAACGCCGTCATCACGGGTCGGCCGTCGTCGGAGATGGCAACACAGCCGGCAGCTCGCAGGTCGGCAATCTCGGACAGGCTCTCGCCCTTCATGCCCTTCGTGACGCATCCGATGGGATAGACCCGGACCGTCGCCTCGACGGCGGCCTTCTCCAGGATCGCCCGGGTCACGCTGGCGCTGTCGTTCACCGGACTCGTATTCGGCATGCAGGCGACGGCGGTGAACCCGCCGGCGGCGGCGGCCGCGGTCCCGGTGGCGATCGTCTCCTTGTGTTCCTGCCCCGGTTCGCGGAGATGCACGTGCATGTCGATGAACCCGGGACACACCACGCAGCCGACCGGGACGTTCACGACCTCGACGTCGGCGTCGACCTGCAGGTCACGGCCCACGGCGGCGACACGCTCGCCGTCGAGCAGCACGTCCGTCACGCCGTCGATGCCCTGCACGGGATCTACGAGGTGTCCGCCTCTAAGCAGCCGCTTCATGTTCAGCTCCACCTGCCAGCAAGTACAGAATTGCCATCCGCACGGCGACGCCGTTGGCCACCTGATCGAGAATGACCGAGTACGGGCCATCGGCAACGTCCGAAGCGATCTCCACGCCGCGATTCATCGGCCCCGGGTGCATGATGAGCACGTCGGGCTTCGCGCGGCTCATGCGCTCTCTCGTCATGCCGAATACGTTGAAGTACTCGCGCAGCGACGGGAAGTACCCGCCGAGCATCCGCTCGAGTTGAATCCGCAGCATCATGATGGCGTCGGCGCCCTCGACCGCCTCGTCCACAGACGAGGTGATGTGGACGCCGGTCCGGCCGAACCCCGTGGGCACGAGCGTGGGTGGCCCGCAGAGCCAGACCTCCGCGCCCATCTTGACGAGCAGCAGGACGTTCGACCGCAGGACGCGGCTGTGCAACAGGTCGCCGCAAATGGCGACTTTCAGGCCCGCGAGCCGGCCCTTCCGTTCGCGGATGGTGAACGCGTCGAGCAGCGCCTGCGTGGGATGCTCGTGCATGCCGTCGCCCGCATTGATGACACCGGACCGGCAGATGCGCGCGAGGAAGTGGCAGGCGCCAGACGACGAGTGGCGGACCACCAGCAGGTCGGGCGACATCGCCTCGATGTTGTGCACCGTATCCGCCAGGGTCTCGCCCTTGACGACGCTCGACGTGCTGGCGGCGATGTTGAGCGTGTCGGCGCTCAGGCGTTTCTCCGCGATCTCGAACGAGGTGCGGGTGCGCGTGCTGGGCTCGAAGAACAGGTTCACGACCGTCTTGCCGCGCAGCGCGGGAACCTTCTTGATCGGTCTCGACGAGACTTCCTTCATCGCCACCGCGGTGTCGAGAACCAGACTGATCTCGGCGGCCGACAGTTCGGCAATCCCCAGCAGATCCTTCGTGCGCAGCCGGTTGACGGGGATGGACGGCACGTCCGCAGCTTCGGCGGACGCTGCGACGTTGTTCGTGGTTTCGGCATTCATTCCGGTGTCTCTTGTCCTGTCTTTTCGATGATGACGTCGTCGGCGCCATCGATCTCGACCAGATGTACCGCCACGCTCTCGGCGCGTGAGGTTGGCAGGTTCTTCCCGACGTAGTCCGCCTTGATGGGCAACTCGCGATGCCCGCGATCCACCATCACCATCAGCTGAATCGCCTTCGGCCGGCCGAAGTCGATCAGTTCGTCGAGCGCCGCGCGAACCGTTCGGCCCGTGTAGAGCACGTCGTCCACGAGCACGATCACCCGGTTGTCGATCGAGAACGGGATGTCGGTACTGCGGACGAGCGGTTGCGGTCCGACAGGGTTGTGCATCAGGTCGTCCCGGTAGAGGGTGATGTCGAGCGCGCCGGTGGGCACCTCCTGACCGGTGATCTCCTGGAGTTGATGGGCCAACCGCTTCGCGATCGGCACACCGCGCGTCCGCACGCCGACGAGCGCGAGGCGATCGAGACCCCGGTTGCGTTCGACGATCTCGTGGGCAATCCGGGTGAGCGTGCGACTCATCCGATCGGCATCCATCACAACAGGCATAGACACTCCTCGCTGCCGGACGACGATGGTAACAGTCGAAGATGGCGGTGGAACGAAGGGCTGGAGGCCCCGGGTGGCGTGAACGAACCGCACGTTGGGTAGTCGTGCATGGAGGATCTTGCTGGTCTCTCCGGACCGGCTTAAAGAGTGGGGAAAGTATAGCATGGGGAAAAGGGGGAAGGAGGAAAGGGGGATGACGAACGAGCCGAGGACGTGCTATCGCTCGTAGGTGGGAATGAACGCGATCGGGCGACTCTCGGTGAAGTCGCGCTGGAAGATGTCGGTCCGCGCATAGCCGTCCATGTCGCGTGCGACCGGCAGCCCCATGAAATAGAGGATCGTCGGCACGACGTCCACGACCGACGCGCGCAGCTTGCGCCCCGGCTCGACGGCCGCGCCATAGGCGAGCAGGAAACCGTCTGGCGCGTCTTCGTGGGAACCGGACAGCTCCTCGATACCGAGCACGCGGTCGAGCAGACGCTTGCCGACGGTCAAGGGTTCCATGCCAAAGCCGGAAATCACGAGCAGCAGATCGTCTGGACCGAGAGTGGACAGGGCCCGGCCCAACACGGCATCGATCCGCGTGTAGGCCTGTTCGAGCGCCTGCCCGTACTTCCGTCGGTCCTCGGTCGACACGTCCCCGAACTCACGCGGGATCGCGAACCGGAGGAAACGGTGACCGGCAGCATCGATGGTCCGGTACCGGACGGCTGATAGCGCCGGCCGGACCCTTGCCTCCAGCGTTCGCGCGATCTCCTCGTACATCCGGTCGGTGACGAACGGTCGTCCCTCTGCGACGTCTTGTCGCTGGTCGTCGGTTGCCTCGAGCAGGAGCGGTTTCGCGGCGTCGAGGGTGCCGGGAGCGACAGTTTCACCGGCCGATCGCGCGAGCGGCAGCATGTCGATCGGGTGGATCGCCGCCGGATCGTCTGGCTCCAGTGAGGGATCGCCGGGGCGGTAGAACTGGTCGCTGACGAGATAGCCCCGGACGGACTGCGCCGGATACGTCAGCGGCCAGTTGACGACACCCGCGGCGAGACCGGCGGTGCCGAGGATGCTCCAGATCGGTCGCACCCGAATCGACGCGGATGTGTGCGGGATGGCCTGTACGAAACCGAAGTAGACGAGACCGTGGGCGAAGCAGTTATCGGGCAACAGCTCCAGTGGATCCGGCGCGGCCGGCACGCGGTACCGCGCGGCAGATCGGACGCCAGACCTCGCGGGCAGCTTCCCGGTGGAAACGGTCGTCCACACGGGATCGGGCTGCGTCGGCCGGACCGTGGCCAAGTGCATCGCCGCACCGCGATCGAGGATCTTCCCGAAGCTGGGCAGCCGGCCGTCGAGCGCGGCGGTCGACAGGAAGTCGAGCGACGCACCGTCGAGCGCGATCACGACCACGTGGCCACCCGTCCCTGAGCGTGCGGGAACGGCGTCGATGTCGAGCGGCCGTGACATCAGACGCAGCGACTCGCCGGGGCCCCGCGCCGCCAGCGGCAGCACGAGTGACGCACAGAACGCCAGGCCGACGAAGGTGGCACCCACTCGACCCTTCCGGCGGCCGAACGAGTAGTGCGCAAACGCGACCGCCAGGTACATGAGCGCGCACATCGTCAGGACCGCCGCGCCCGCCGCCATCCGCCGTGAGGTGTCCAGCGCCAGCATCGGCGCGTACGCCCGCAGGTTGAACCACATGAGCGTGGCGACGAACAACGCCGAGGCCCCGAACAACCAGGAAAGCAGCCGCAGGCTCACCCAGCCGGGCGACAACGGCTCGGCCGCCACGATCTGACGCGCGACGATGAGCGCGTAGAAGACCACCGTCATGTGAACCCCGTAGGACAGCGCGAGCGTCACCACCAGCGGGGCGAAGTTCATCGGGTAGAGCGGAACGGTGGGATTGAGCTGGAGGAACAGCACGCTCAGGTAGACGGCGCCGAGCCCCCCGGCGAGCACCGCATTGCTGAACATGCGCAGGTACCGCATGGCAGGGATGATACCGTATACTTCCCCGGATGCCCGTCGATCTCGACGCTCCCGTCCTCTCCAACCATCGGTTGTCACCGGACTACTGCGTGCTGGCGTTCCGGGCACCCGAACTGGGCGAGGCCATCCGTCCCGGCCAGTTCGTCATGATCCGTACAGGCCCGGGCGGCACGCCGCTCTTGCGTCGCCCCTACTCCGTGTTCGAACGGATCCGGGACGCCGACGGCCGGATCATGGGCTTCTCGATTCTGAACAAGCGGGTTGGCATCGGCAGCGCTCTGCTGTACGAAGCGTCCGTCGGCCAGCGATTTTCCTGCCTGGGGCCGCTCGGCCGGCCGTTCACACTCGTCGTGCCGCCATCGGCTGCGTGGATGGTGGCCGGCGGCACCGGTCTGGCGCCGTTTGCGACGCTCGCCGAGGATCTGGCCGCCATGGGCACGTCGCTCACGTTGTTCTACGGCGCCCGCACGGCCGACGATTTGTTCTGCCTCGACTTGTTCGAACCGCTCGGCGTGCGGCTGATTCTGGCCACAGAGGATGGATCGCGAGGCGAAGCCGGCCGGGTGACCGTTCCGCTGGCACGTGACCTGTCTGCGCTGCCGAGGACGGCGTCGGCGGCAATTTACGCGTGTGGACCCGGTGCGATGCTGAAGGCCGTGGCGGGACTCGCGGCGGCGAACGGCCGTGCCTGCGAGCTGGCGATCGAACGGCAGATGGGCTGCGGCATGGGCGGCTGCTACAGCTGCGTGGTGCGGCTGCGCACGCCGGACGGCGGCACGCGCTACGCGCGCTCGTGCATCGAAGGTCCCGTGTTTCCGGGGGACGAACTGATCTGGGAAGAGGAGGGGTGAGGATGGATCTCTCTGTCCAGATCGGGTCGCTTCGCCTGAAGAGCCCGATCATGTCCGCCAGCGGCTGCTTTGGCTACGGGCTCGAATACGCCGACGTGGTGGACCTCTCCTCACTCGGCGCGGTGGTGGTCAAGGGACTGTTCCTGGCCGAACGCCCCGGGCATCCCCCGCCGCGCATCGTTGAGACGCCGGCCGGGATGCTGAACGCCATTGGCCTGCAGGGCATCGGCGTCCACCGCTTCGTCCGCGAGAAGATGCCCGAATTGCGGGCACATCGCGCGACGGTCGTCGTGAACATCTGTGGCACGACCGTCGATGAGTACGTCGAGATCGCCCGCATCCTCTCCGACGTCGAGGGGGTGGCCGCGATCGAGCTGAACATCTCCTGCCCGAACATCAAGGAGGGTGGCATCTCGTTCGGCTGCGACCTCGCGGCGGCGCGCACGGTCATCGCAGCCGTGCGACGCGCGACGACGTTGACGCTCATCCCGAAGCTGACGCCAAACGTCACGAGCGTGGCGTCGTTCGCCCAGGCAGCCGAAGAGGCTGGCGCCGACGCGGTATCCCTCGTCAACACGTTCCTCGCGATGGCGATCGACGTGGAGACACGCCGACCGCGACTGTCGAATGTCGTTGGCGGGTTGAGCGGGCCGGCGATCCGCCCGATTGCCGTGCGCATGGTCTACGAGTGTGCATCGCGCGTGAAGATTCCGGTCATCGGCATGGGCGGGATCACGTGCGCGGTCGACGTGCTCGAGTTCCTGATCGCCGGGGCGACGGCGGTGCAGGTTGGCACGGCCAACTTCATCGATCCGTTCATCTGGGGCAAGCTCGACTCGGGACTCCGGGAGTACTTGTCGCGTCACGGTCTGGCGCGGATCACCGATCTCATCGGATCGCTCGAACTGCCGGAGAGAAGGCCACGATGAAGGAACTGCTCGTCGCGCTCGACGTGGACTCTGGCGATCGGGCGGTCGGCCTGGCACGCGAGCTGGCAGGGGTCGTCGGAGGCGTCAAGGTTGGCAGCCGGCTGTTCACGTCGGAGGGCCCGGACATCGTGCGCCGTCTCGTAGCCGACGGACACCGCGTCTTCCTCGATCTGAAGTATCACGACATCCCGAACACCGTCGCCGGTGCCGTCTCTGCGGCCACCCGTCTGGGCGTCTGGATGCTGAACCTGCATGCGTCTGGCGGCTTCGCCATGATGACCGCCGCCCGGACAGCGGCCGACGAGGCCGCGGCGGCGGCGGGCCTGCCACGGCCGCTCGTCATCGCGGTGACCGTGCTCACCAGCCTCGATCAGCCGGCGCTCGCGCGCGTCAACGTCACCTGCCCGGTCCTGGCCCAGGTTGAGACGCTGGCCGCGCTCGCAGCCGAGGCCGGCCTCGACGGTGTCGTCGCGTCACCGCAGGAGACCGCGTTTCTCCGCCAGCGACGCGGCGACGCGTTCGTGATCGTGACGCCGGGCATCCGCGGGGGATCGCCCGAACACAGGACGGGCGACGATCAGGCCAGGACATTGAGCGCAGCCGAAGCGCTGGCTGCTGGCGCGAGCTACCTGGTGGTCGGACGGCCCATCATCGCGGCAAAGAACTCCCGCGCGGCAGCCGAGGAGATCGCCCGCTCCGTCGGCGTATAGCGGCAGGGCCGCCCGGCCCCCTTCTCTTCTCTGTTCGGTCCTCTCTTCGACGGCATCCGTCGAACGTCCGACCGAGCTACTTCGCCGTGATGATGAAGTGGCCTCGTCGATTCTGGGCCCAGCACGCCTCGTTCTCCTCATTGCAGAACGGCTGCTCCTTGCCCTTGCTGACCACCAGGATCCGTTCGGCGCCGATACCGAGGCTCACCAGGTAGCTCTTGACGGCATTCGCACGCCGCTCGCCGAGAGCCAGGTTGTACTCCGGTGTGCCGCGGGAGTCGCAGTGCCCTTCGACGGTGACTTTGGTGGTTGCCCAGCGCTTGAGCCAGTCGGCATCCTTCTGAACCGCCGCGCGTCCCTCGTCCTTCAGATCGGACTTGTCGTAGTCGAAGAAGGAGTCGGTCAACGGCTTCTCGGCATTCAGCTGATCGAGGGTCTTGTTCGCGAAGATCTGCTCTTCGGTCAGCGGCGCTGGTGGTGGTGGCGGCGGCGGTGGCGGCGGCGGTGGTGGCGGTGGTGGCGGCGGCGGAGTCACAACGGGAGCCGGGGGCGGTGGCGGCGGCGGCGCCGTCTGTGGTGGCTTCTTGTGGCAGCCGATGGACACGAGGCCAATGCTGGCCAGCGTAATCCCGACCGCAATGAAACGAGCTGAACGAGTCATCTCAGTCTCCTCGAGCGACCAATCTCGAGCGCGGCCGGGTTCAGATAGGTGACGAACGCCTGCAGGCAGAATCGGTTGGCCGGTGGCCGAGATCAGACAGCAAAGTGAGCTTATCGATTTGGCCGTGGTGTGTCAAACGCCCGAGCCTTCGATCCCAGTCGAACTATCGCGATCGCTACACCGGCCGCAACGGAAGAACTTCGTTCAGGCTGCCCGTGCGATAGCCCTGAAGGTCGAGGCTCACGTAGCGATAGCCGATCGCCTTCAGGTCGCGAACCAGCGCGTCGCGGATGCCGTCCTCGAGCGCCTTGTTCATGTCTTCGCGTGGAAGTTCCAGGCGCGCGACGTCACCGTGGTGGCGGACGCGGCAGTGGCGGAGTCCGAGCGAGTGCAGCACCTCTTCGGCCTGCTCGATCATCCGCAGTTTCTCGACGGTGACTTCCGACCCGTACGGGATCCGTGACGAGAGGCAGGCGGACGCAGGTTCGTCCCAGGTCGGGAGTCCCATGCGCCGGGAGAGTTGCCGGATCTCGGACTTGGTGAGGCCCGCTTCGTCGAGCGGGCTCCGGATGCCTTGCTCGCGTGCCGCCTGCCGGCCGGGCCTGTAGTCGCCCCGATCGTCGGCGTTGTTGCCGTCGGCGATCACCGAGAATCCGCGTTCGCGCGCGAGCTGCGACAGCCGCCCGAACAACTCCTGCTTGCAGTAGTAGCAGCGGTTCGACGGGTTGGCCCGGTAATCGGGCCGGTCCATCTCGTTGGTCACGAGAAACTCGTGACGCAGATGGAAATCGCCGGCGATGCGCAGGGCGAGGGCGCGATGGTGCGAAGGGTAGCTCGGGCTGTCGGCGGTGACGCACAGCACGCGGTCCCCGAGCACCACGGTGGCCGCCACCGCCAGGAAGGCGCTGTCCACGCCCCCGCTGAAGGCCACCACGACCGAGCCCAGATCACTCAGCACCCGTCGAAGCGCCTGTTCCTTCTCGTTCAGCGCGTCGTCGCCCTCTCCACCCGGATCCCGTCCTGCGGCTTCACTCACTCGTCCCAATCCTCTTCTTCCTCTTCCTCGTCGTCGCCCTCCTCCTCGTCGTCCTCCTTGTCGGCCTCCTCCTCGTCCTCTTCGGGCGCGACGTCGAGTTCTACAGGAGCAACACCAGTGATCTCGAGGTTGCTGCCGCACTCGGGGCAACTGATCAAGTCACCTTTGTCAACGTCGAACTCATCCACTTCGACTTCGGCTTCACACTCGGGGCAGGTGGCCATACCCCATCCTCCTGGCGAGGAGTTCCCCGCGTCAGCGACGGCCAGAACAACCAGCACGACGGTTCCCGCCGCATGAACGTGGTGCGGAGGGAAGGTCTCGGATTATAGCCACATCCTCGCGAAAGCTGCAACGCACCTCTACGGATATCATCGAGCACCGTTCCGGACTAAGGTTCAGGTTGTCCCGGGCCGATATTTGTCATCGATGGGTGCCGGAAGTGCTGCGTCCAAGACCGTCCTGATTGCCGACGATGCGGCGTTCGTTCGCGAGCGCTTTCAGGCCGCGCTCCAGGAAGCGGGCCACCGTGCGGTCACCGCCCGAAGCGCCGCCGAACTGCTGGCCCGTGTCCGCGCCGATCTGCAGGAACTCGATCTCCTCGTGGTGGATCTGCGCCTCCCGTTCGCCTCCGGCGTCGATCTCATTCGCGCCATCCGGAAGCTCGACGACGGCCGCCTCGCCATCCTGGTGTTCAGCGGCACGATTTCGAACGCAGAGGAAGTGCGCGAACTGGCGGCTCTCGGCGTCGCCGGCTACATCAACGAGTACAGCGCCGTGCAGCACATCCTGCCGTCGCTCGTCCCACACCTCTTCCCAGACAACTTCAACCGGCGGTCCGGCCCTCGCGTCGTCCTCGGCATTCCGGTGGCGTATCGGTTCGGAGACACAATCACCGCCGTCCTCACGCTCAACCTGGGCAAGGGCGGAATCAGTATCCGAACGATGAACCCGCTGCAGGTCGGGGCGAAGGCCCGCATCCGGTTCCGCCTGCCGGGCGCCAAGCGCGAGATTGAGGCCGACGCCCGCGTCAACTGGAGCGACCGGCGCATCGGTATGGGCTTGCAGTTCGAGCGGCTCGAGCCGCCGGACCAGGACCAGGTCGACCAGTTCGTCGACGGACACTTCTTCGCCGCGAAGACCTAATCGGCCGGTCCCTGTTCGCCGGGCCCGCCCCCCACACCGCCACCACCCTCTCCATTTGCATCGGGCCGGCGGTCCCGGTACATTGCACCCATGATCCAGGCCCCTCTCGACGTCGTCGGCCGGTTGGCGGCCGTGCTCGCCCTGGTGTGCGCCAACGGGTTCTTCGTGGCGGCGGAGTTCTCTCTCGTCACCGTTCGGAAGACGCGGGTCGATCAGCTGATTGCCGAGGGAAACCACCGGGCAATCGGTGTCCGCCGCGCCATCAGCCAGCCCGATTCGTATATCGCCGCCACCCAACTCGGCATCACCATGGCCAGCCTCGGGCTGGGCTGGATCGGCGAACCCACCCTGGCGGTTCTAATCGAGCCCTGGTTGACGCGCTTGTCATCGTACTGGGCGGCGGCGACCGCGCACACGATTGCCGTGGCCGCCGCATTCGCCTTCATCACCGCGCTCCATATCGTCTTCGGGGAGTTGGCGCCGAAGACGGTCGCGCTCCAGCATGCCGAGCGCACGTCGCTGATCGTGATCGGGCCGACTCGCTGGTTCATGCTGACGTTCTGGCCCTTCATCCGGTTGCTGAACGGGATGGGCCGGAGGGCCGTGGGCATCCTGGGCCTCCGTGCGCCGAGCGGTCATTCGATGGTGCACTCGGAGGAGGAGTTGAAGATGCTCGTGACCGCCAGTCAGGAGGCGGGCGTCCTCGAGGAGGACGAAGAGCAGATGCTGCACCGCGTTTTCGGATTCGGCGATCTCACCGCCGGGCAGATGATGGTGCCGCGGACCGAGATGCGCGGGATCCGCGCCGACGCGTCGCTCGCGCAGGTCGTCGACCTGGTGTCGCTCCACCCTCACGCGTGGCTGCCGGTGTATCGTGAGGATCTCGACGACATCCTCGGTTTCCTCCACGTCGAAGATCTCTTCCCTGCGCTCGGCAAGCCCGCGGACGGCTTCCGCATCTCGGACTACCTGCGCGATGCCATGACCGTCCCCGAAACGCTCAAGGCCGACGATGTGCTCGAGGAGATGCGTCAGCACCACACGCACCACGCGGTGGTGATCGATGAATACGGCGGCACGGCAGGCCTCGTCACCTTCGAAGGCCTGATGGAACGCATCGTCGGGGAGGTGGGGAGCGAGTTCAGGCCGGCGGGCACGAAGATCTCCGTGCTGCCCGACGGGTCGGCGCTCATCGACGGCCTCGCGCTGACGACCGATGCGAACGAGCAATTCGGTCTGCACATCGACGAAGGCGTCTACACGACGGTTGGGGGATTCGTGCTCGGCCAGATCGGACGCCGGGCCCGGCTCGGAGACCGCGTCGGAATCGAGGGAAGGACGTTCCGCGTCGAAGCGCTGGACGGGCTGCGAGTCGCCCGCGTCTTTTTGTCGGCGCCGAACACCGGCGACGGAGACTAACAGCCCGTGGTGCGGGCGTCAGTTGTGGCGGAGCAGGCGCAGTCCGTTGGCGATCACGATGAGCGAGGCGCCCATGTCGGCGACGACGGCCATCCACAGCGTCGCCACGCCGGCAACGGCCAGGGCCAGGAACACGGCCTTCAGGCCGATCGCGAACACGATGTTCGCCTTCACGTTCCCGACCGTGTCACGGCCGAGCCGCAGGAGATACGGCACGCGCAGCAGGTCGTCGGCCATCAGTGCGACGTCTGCCGTCTCGAGCGCCGCGTCGCTGCAGGCCGCCCCCATCGCGATCCCCACGTCTGCTGCC
Above is a window of Vicinamibacterales bacterium DNA encoding:
- a CDS encoding dihydroorotase, with the protein product MKRLLRGGHLVDPVQGIDGVTDVLLDGERVAAVGRDLQVDADVEVVNVPVGCVVCPGFIDMHVHLREPGQEHKETIATGTAAAAAGGFTAVACMPNTSPVNDSASVTRAILEKAAVEATVRVYPIGCVTKGMKGESLSEIADLRAAGCVAISDDGRPVMTALLMRRALEYAGMFGIPVIDHCEEPSLKGEGVAHEGYTASMLGLRGIPSAAESIMVERNIALAEMTGSPVHIAHLSTRQSLRAVRAAKARGVRVTCEVAPHHFTLTDERLAGPVSYDTNLKMNPPLRERQDVDAILLGLRAGTIDAIATDHAPHQEDEKHVEFDRAPFGIIGLETAVPLSLDRLVHAGVLTMRRLVQLLSVNPARILGVPGGNLRPNRPADITILAPEVTTSVDVRQSRSKSRNSPFHGWTLKGAVAATIVGGRTVYVNQVVPNATVFGAAAGPA
- a CDS encoding aspartate carbamoyltransferase catalytic subunit, with amino-acid sequence MNAETTNNVAASAEAADVPSIPVNRLRTKDLLGIAELSAAEISLVLDTAVAMKEVSSRPIKKVPALRGKTVVNLFFEPSTRTRTSFEIAEKRLSADTLNIAASTSSVVKGETLADTVHNIEAMSPDLLVVRHSSSGACHFLARICRSGVINAGDGMHEHPTQALLDAFTIRERKGRLAGLKVAICGDLLHSRVLRSNVLLLVKMGAEVWLCGPPTLVPTGFGRTGVHITSSVDEAVEGADAIMMLRIQLERMLGGYFPSLREYFNVFGMTRERMSRAKPDVLIMHPGPMNRGVEIASDVADGPYSVILDQVANGVAVRMAILYLLAGGAEHEAAA
- the pyrR gene encoding bifunctional pyr operon transcriptional regulator/uracil phosphoribosyltransferase PyrR, whose protein sequence is MPVVMDADRMSRTLTRIAHEIVERNRGLDRLALVGVRTRGVPIAKRLAHQLQEITGQEVPTGALDITLYRDDLMHNPVGPQPLVRSTDIPFSIDNRVIVLVDDVLYTGRTVRAALDELIDFGRPKAIQLMVMVDRGHRELPIKADYVGKNLPTSRAESVAVHLVEIDGADDVIIEKTGQETPE
- a CDS encoding alkaline phosphatase family protein, with the translated sequence MRYLRMFSNAVLAGGLGAVYLSVLFLQLNPTVPLYPMNFAPLVVTLALSYGVHMTVVFYALIVARQIVAAEPLSPGWVSLRLLSWLFGASALFVATLMWFNLRAYAPMLALDTSRRMAAGAAVLTMCALMYLAVAFAHYSFGRRKGRVGATFVGLAFCASLVLPLAARGPGESLRLMSRPLDIDAVPARSGTGGHVVVIALDGASLDFLSTAALDGRLPSFGKILDRGAAMHLATVRPTQPDPVWTTVSTGKLPARSGVRSAARYRVPAAPDPLELLPDNCFAHGLVYFGFVQAIPHTSASIRVRPIWSILGTAGLAAGVVNWPLTYPAQSVRGYLVSDQFYRPGDPSLEPDDPAAIHPIDMLPLARSAGETVAPGTLDAAKPLLLEATDDQRQDVAEGRPFVTDRMYEEIARTLEARVRPALSAVRYRTIDAAGHRFLRFAIPREFGDVSTEDRRKYGQALEQAYTRIDAVLGRALSTLGPDDLLLVISGFGMEPLTVGKRLLDRVLGIEELSGSHEDAPDGFLLAYGAAVEPGRKLRASVVDVVPTILYFMGLPVARDMDGYARTDIFQRDFTESRPIAFIPTYER
- a CDS encoding dihydroorotate dehydrogenase electron transfer subunit, translated to MPVDLDAPVLSNHRLSPDYCVLAFRAPELGEAIRPGQFVMIRTGPGGTPLLRRPYSVFERIRDADGRIMGFSILNKRVGIGSALLYEASVGQRFSCLGPLGRPFTLVVPPSAAWMVAGGTGLAPFATLAEDLAAMGTSLTLFYGARTADDLFCLDLFEPLGVRLILATEDGSRGEAGRVTVPLARDLSALPRTASAAIYACGPGAMLKAVAGLAAANGRACELAIERQMGCGMGGCYSCVVRLRTPDGGTRYARSCIEGPVFPGDELIWEEEG
- a CDS encoding dihydroorotate dehydrogenase, coding for MDLSVQIGSLRLKSPIMSASGCFGYGLEYADVVDLSSLGAVVVKGLFLAERPGHPPPRIVETPAGMLNAIGLQGIGVHRFVREKMPELRAHRATVVVNICGTTVDEYVEIARILSDVEGVAAIELNISCPNIKEGGISFGCDLAAARTVIAAVRRATTLTLIPKLTPNVTSVASFAQAAEEAGADAVSLVNTFLAMAIDVETRRPRLSNVVGGLSGPAIRPIAVRMVYECASRVKIPVIGMGGITCAVDVLEFLIAGATAVQVGTANFIDPFIWGKLDSGLREYLSRHGLARITDLIGSLELPERRPR
- the pyrF gene encoding orotidine-5'-phosphate decarboxylase produces the protein MKELLVALDVDSGDRAVGLARELAGVVGGVKVGSRLFTSEGPDIVRRLVADGHRVFLDLKYHDIPNTVAGAVSAATRLGVWMLNLHASGGFAMMTAARTAADEAAAAAGLPRPLVIAVTVLTSLDQPALARVNVTCPVLAQVETLAALAAEAGLDGVVASPQETAFLRQRRGDAFVIVTPGIRGGSPEHRTGDDQARTLSAAEALAAGASYLVVGRPIIAAKNSRAAAEEIARSVGV
- the pal gene encoding peptidoglycan-associated lipoprotein Pal, with amino-acid sequence MTRSARFIAVGITLASIGLVSIGCHKKPPQTAPPPPPPPAPVVTPPPPPPPPPPPPPPPPPPPAPLTEEQIFANKTLDQLNAEKPLTDSFFDYDKSDLKDEGRAAVQKDADWLKRWATTKVTVEGHCDSRGTPEYNLALGERRANAVKSYLVSLGIGAERILVVSKGKEQPFCNEENEACWAQNRRGHFIITAK
- the larE gene encoding ATP-dependent sacrificial sulfur transferase LarE, whose product is MSEAAGRDPGGEGDDALNEKEQALRRVLSDLGSVVVAFSGGVDSAFLAVAATVVLGDRVLCVTADSPSYPSHHRALALRIAGDFHLRHEFLVTNEMDRPDYRANPSNRCYYCKQELFGRLSQLARERGFSVIADGNNADDRGDYRPGRQAAREQGIRSPLDEAGLTKSEIRQLSRRMGLPTWDEPASACLSSRIPYGSEVTVEKLRMIEQAEEVLHSLGLRHCRVRHHGDVARLELPREDMNKALEDGIRDALVRDLKAIGYRYVSLDLQGYRTGSLNEVLPLRPV
- a CDS encoding PilZ domain-containing protein translates to MGAGSAASKTVLIADDAAFVRERFQAALQEAGHRAVTARSAAELLARVRADLQELDLLVVDLRLPFASGVDLIRAIRKLDDGRLAILVFSGTISNAEEVRELAALGVAGYINEYSAVQHILPSLVPHLFPDNFNRRSGPRVVLGIPVAYRFGDTITAVLTLNLGKGGISIRTMNPLQVGAKARIRFRLPGAKREIEADARVNWSDRRIGMGLQFERLEPPDQDQVDQFVDGHFFAAKT
- a CDS encoding hemolysin family protein, with translation MIQAPLDVVGRLAAVLALVCANGFFVAAEFSLVTVRKTRVDQLIAEGNHRAIGVRRAISQPDSYIAATQLGITMASLGLGWIGEPTLAVLIEPWLTRLSSYWAAATAHTIAVAAAFAFITALHIVFGELAPKTVALQHAERTSLIVIGPTRWFMLTFWPFIRLLNGMGRRAVGILGLRAPSGHSMVHSEEELKMLVTASQEAGVLEEDEEQMLHRVFGFGDLTAGQMMVPRTEMRGIRADASLAQVVDLVSLHPHAWLPVYREDLDDILGFLHVEDLFPALGKPADGFRISDYLRDAMTVPETLKADDVLEEMRQHHTHHAVVIDEYGGTAGLVTFEGLMERIVGEVGSEFRPAGTKISVLPDGSALIDGLALTTDANEQFGLHIDEGVYTTVGGFVLGQIGRRARLGDRVGIEGRTFRVEALDGLRVARVFLSAPNTGDGD